CACGGATTTCATAAAGAGATGCCCATGTGAACATGCTAAATGCAACGAGGAGTGCATGCCCGGACCAATGAATGAACGGCTAACAGAACAATCATCAGCGTGATGTTAAAATTGTAGTTCAGAGTCATGGCTAAACTCAGACCAATGATGTCTAGAGATCACACGTCAAACAACGTAAGTGCTTAATACTTCGATCAGGCTCATCGCAAAGCAAACAAGTTATGTCATCGACTTGTTGCCTAATACTAACTAGCAATATTCATGCAGAAACCAGCTGACTGGCTTAAAGTTAAGGATAACTTTCTTAGCTTTGAGAGCTGCAATAACTTGAGAGGAATCTGCTGACACCAAAAGGTAGTCAGTGCTAATGCTACACCCTTTTGCTTTCCAGACAATGATGAACTGGACAAGCGCGCTTCCGGACTTTGATTCGTTGCATGCTCAGTTCCATTGAAACGCTCATAATGAGCACTGTTTTCTTACAACGTTTCTTTTGTCCCACGCGCTTGCACATCTGTTTCCTTTTTTATCCATGCAGAGGAATTCACGCTGGCCAGTTGCGTATTTATTTTTCAATTCAGAGCCGGAGCTCAGATCTCATCCGCCATTGGCCTGTTTTCCTCGCACAGATGCCATTTTTGGTGTGTAGAATTCGAGAGCCAACTCCGCATAACTGCATCGGCATGATATTGAAGCCTCTTGTAGTGGCCGTAGTGAGGGAGTTTGTTGGCTTTTCTGACAATTTAGTAGTAGCATTATTCTGATACATTCAAACTTAATAGTCTACCGAACTGCAGAGAAAGCTTTGGTGGAAATCATTGGAAGTTCATAGAAAGTTTATGTGCTTTGACTCCTTAACTATATAACTTGATTGTTTCCCCACGGACAATGCTTGAGAAATGTATGTTAGTTTGATATGAATAATGAATGAGGTTCGCATAATTTCTTCTGTCAGGAATTTGGAGACGGAACAGTTCATTCGATTATAATTCTACCTGGTTCTGCCTTCCTTTCAGGCAATCGCATGCTATGGAATCACATTACTTCCAGCTACAACTACTAGCACATTTTCTATGGTCTATCGAAACAAAAGCTCCAGATTTAAACATACAAGGTTCACATTAGATTAGTGCACTATTGGGAGGAACTACACTGAAACGCATGGATTAATGTTGTTGATTCAtgaatttaaacaaggcaatactTCAACCAATGAATGTACAAGCAATGAACATCTGTAATTATGATCGGTTGGATCAGGCATTGTGTTTTTGCTTGCCAAATCTATTGCATGGTTCAATTAATGACGAAACCCGAAAAAAATAAGAACCTTTCTCTTCCAATAAACAAATCCTCCTCTCAAAAAAGAACTCCTTCCAGAAAGAAATTTTTGTGGATGATTTATGAGCTCCTGGAGTTACCTAATGTGCAATCATAGGTAGTGAAGACCCAAACATTCCATTGTCATGTCCTTGCTGCCAGCCAACTCCTGTAAGGCTGGAACACATGAAGAAAAAGAACCATCCTGAACAGCAGATGCAGTATTTTTTTTTATATAATCAGCAATATGAAGATAATGTACTCCCATTATCTACCTGAAGATCATTTTGGTTTTTCCATCTCAAGTGCGATCTCAACGAGCTGAATATTTCCGAGTAGTGAACCAGTCTTGCACGAGGGGAGGAAAGAGAAGCCATCCAGAAGCTTCAAACATTTTAAACCCCACTTCACCATAAAAGATTCACTCAAGTGATGACCACTGCGCAAAAAAAATCGAAACGATATATTAGGTGAGTAGCTCCCAGCAGTTTTATCTAGTGGAGAAAGCTGAAGAATTTCTTGGAACCTGCGATTGTGGTATATGGTAATGAATAGCACCCCAGGAGAATTTTCCAGGATGATGGTAACCATTGCAGAGATCATCAAATTCTTACCAAAGTAGATGCAAAACTTGTCTCTAATGTATTATGAAACAACAACCAGAGTGAGGAAGATAAGGATTTTATGATAAATAATGTAAAGAAAAAGTATACCCAAGCAACtaggagaaggttcttaggcactgGACCAAGATTTTCACATTATCATTGTCACTGTAACCACAATTCTTGGAGACCCCTGTTTTGTCTTGCAAATTCTTTCCCATAAATCTAGGTTCATAAAATGCCTTCCCAAAACCATCTACGGAGTACATCATGAAGAAGGCACAGAGCAATAATATACAACACAATTAGTGCACAGAGAAATACACGAGGATAAGACTGACTAGCTAGGGAACTTGCACAGGGCTGCAATGCAGTTCTACACCTGAATTAACAGACCATCCATTGCATAGAGACAATTTGCCCATATGTTGGATATTTCTGATACTGCAGCATATAGGCAAATTACAGGACGAGACAAAAGCAAGACGCAGAACTACAATCTATGTAGAGTGCTTCTTACGCTTTTTCAAAGCAAGCTTGGCAATGACCTCATTCAAAATAGAGGGGTAAGTCGTCATTAAATGCCCCCAGCCATTAGTTGACATTACCCTTTTCAAACAGGAGGAAGATTGAGCTTGAATAAACTTGAAGCACGCCATCTTCAACCCGCTGCAGTCGTGCTGCTCGGCCAGAACAAGAGTGGACGCCACCGAACTCACACCTATGTCCTCAGACAACCGCTTTTCACAGATGAACTTGAGGTGTTGGAGGTCATATCTGTCTGCCGCCGTAAATAAGCCTCGCAGCCATTGCAGATGCATTTCATCCTCTTCTTGTCCTTGTTCCACATCTTGTGCTTCCTCCCGCACGCATTCCTTCTCCATCTCAGGGAATGAATCTGTGTAGATGAACCTAAGCAAAGCCCTGAACACTTTTGCCTCCATGTCTTCGATCCGTATGACACTGGACGTGGTGCCCTCCTTCATGGGGCCAAAGAGCTGCGCCATGAAGACCGTCGACCGGGCAGCAAGCACGCACCGGTGCGCAGCGAATGTCTCGCCGCTGACCTCGAATGTCACATCAGCACCCACCTTACTCTCAAGGAGGGTGCTAAAATGCTGGCATATGTAGCGAGGCGGGCCGGTGCCACTGGCATCATCCTCCTCGCAGCAGATCATGATGTCGCAGCGGACGGTGAAACCATCACGCTGCATATTCTCCGACCGTTCAAGGGCGTCTTTCCTCATGAACTTGCGGTGGCCTCGGGAACCGCCATGGGGGAAGCTGCACGTCTCGGTCCCAAGAATGTACACCGGCTTCTGCTTCTCGGCCTGGTCGACGAAACTGAGACTGAACTTGGCATCCACGGCATTGTTGAGATAGTCGTCGAGACGGCAGACGTAGAGAGAGACGAAGTCGGCGCAGCTCGGGTTGTCGCCGTTGGGGAAGAGCTCGATCTGCCACGTGTGGCATCCGACCCTGAAGGGCCGggagatgatgctctccccggtagGCGCCTTCTCCTTGGCGCGCGAGTAGTCCTGGACCACGAGCAGGTGGTACCCGCAGTCCGCGCTGGTTTCGCAGGCCGACCCGGCGCAAGGGGGGCACAGATCGACGCCGTCGACGACCGACACGCCGGCGAACGACGACATGGCGTCGACGAATCTGCGAGGTTGATCGATCGGAGATGTTGTCACTCCAAGCTTGGTTCGGAGCTGGGGATTCGGGAGCGACGGGCTGATGGTCAAACCTGGTCGCGGTCCGCGCGGAGTCGCCGCCGCTCCGCTCGCTGGTGTGTCGCCCGCGCCGCCGTCGCTCGTCGTCGGAGAAGCAGAGTGCGCGTGCGGCCTGGGCCTGCCTGAGCTAGGGTTAATGACTTGCCGCGTTATTAGGCTTTTTGTTGTCCTCACAGCCCACAAGCTGCGAAGCCCATTGTTCACGGCACCTTTTGGCAAAGCCTCACGTTCTCAGAAAAGAAAAATTGGTAATTCGAGCTGAATTTTGCAGTATAATGCAAGAATGTATTGCAGTCAATTGTTCTGGGCTGAGATTTGCAGAATATGCAAGGATATAATGCAACAAAAACTTGGTAAGTTGAGCTGAATTTTGCAGTATGTGTGGTCTTGTTTGATCTTTTTTCTTTGCGAGGTGGTCTTGTTTGATCCGAGCGACTTTCGCGCGGCCAAAGCTGATGTTTTGGACCATGCACGGGCTTTGCTACCAGAAGAGGCTTCGGCGTGCACCAAGGCGATCGACCAGCTTGGCCTTCATCGACATTGTTGAATTTGACTCGCTCCAACCCGGTAAGAGCCCTCGACACAGACGGGTGTGACATGGCTGATGTCGGTATCCTCCTATGGGAGGCGTGTTGTCTCAGTGCATTGTCTTTTTTACGCTTTTGAGTTTACTTTTGTTCCACCATCTGTTTTGGCCTGAGCATTGTTCTATCACCGTTGTAGAGTCTGATTCAGCTTCAACTCTAGGAAAGCCCAAGGAATTTGCTAATACAAGTCCATCCCTCATCGCTTGAGCTTCAGAGGATACCACATCCACGGCGTGCGGTAAAAAGGTGCATTGGGCTGCCAAGAACCTCCCCTTGTCATCTCTGGTTACTGCTGCTGTTGCCCCCGCCCTCTCATTCTCAAAAAATGTTGCATCAATGTTCACCTTGACAAACTTCGGTTCCGGTTTCGTCCATCTCTGTATCTGGTTATCTCGGGATTTTTTATTTGCTTCCTTGAAATTGTTAGCAATTGCCATTACCGACATAGCCCATCTAGAGATTAGTGGAGGTGAACCATTGTGTGTGATCTCATGACGGATCCACCACAGATACCATCCCCCCACTGCAATGACTTGTTTAACATCTAAGCCTGGCTGAAGAGCAAGCGAGCGATCGTCCATCAGCAGCAAATTTTCCAGTGCCACGGATCCTGATCGCTGCCCTTCCATAGCTTGTTCAACAATGTCTAATATTCCCAAGTTTCTCCATAATTCCTTCACATGAAATGCAGCCGAACAGAAGATGTTTAATATCTTCGGCCCCTCCATGGCATATTGGGCACCCGCTTTCACTTCCAACATGGCGATTAGCAAGAATGGATTTTAGGGGGATTATTCCATGCAAGGCCCGCCAACAAAAGATAGAAACTTTACGTGGGAGCTTGAGCTTCCAAAGTTTCCTCCAAATCTCCGGAGTTTGAGAGCCTGCTGGACGCCCTGTCCTATTTGCATGTGCCCTAAAAGATCGCTCCCATTGCACTTTGTACGCTGATCGAACAGTGAAAATGCCGTTACGTTTAGGATGCCATGCAATGAAATCATCAAAAGAGCTAGTATTGACTGGAATATGTAATATCCTTTGAACATCAACTGGATTAAAGATCGATCTGATGAGTTCTTCATCCCATGTTCTTGTATAAGGATACAGTACCTCGCTAACTGAAGTTACAAGAGATTGGCCCCGGCTTGAGATTACCTTTCGGTCTGGACTTGCAGGTATCCATGGATCCTGCCAAATGTTAACACTCTCTCCAGTACCAATGCGCCAGATATATCCCAACTTGAAAGTCTCCAAACCCTTCATCACACTCTACCATGTGAATGATGCACCGTTTTTAAGTGTTGCATGAAGTAAATCAACATTAGGGTAGTATTTTGCCTTTAACACTCGAGCACATAGGGACTCCGGGTTAGTAATAAGGCGCCAACACTGTTTTGGGAGCATTGCTAAGTTAAATGAATACAAGTCCCTGAACCCCATGCCACCTTCAACTTTGGGATAGCACATTTTCCACCACGTATACAAATGCATTCTTTTACGATCCTCGTCATCTCCCCACCAGAACTCCGCAATCATATCTGTGATCTCCTTGCAAATCCCTTTCGGAATACTGAATACAGACATTGCAAACACTGGAATTGCCTAGGCAACGGATTTAATAAGTATTTCCTTACCTCCTGTGGAGAGTTGTTTCTCTATCCATCCTTTTAACCTCTCCTTGATTCTTTCACAAAAGTGTCTGAAACAATAACTCCGGTCTGCACCCACCAATGCAGGCAATCCAAGATACTTATCTGATAAGGCTTCAGTATCAATATTTAGGATTTGACAAATTTCAGTCCTAGATACAGCCGAAGTGTTTGGACCGAAGAACACACTTGATTTGTTCACACTAACCATTTGTCCCGAACTCTAGCAATAGGTTTCTAGAGCATGCTGTAAGGAAGCTGCATTTAAGGTATTTGTTGTCATAAGAATCAAAGAGTCATCAGCAAATAATAGATGTGATACTGATGGTGCATTTCTGCACACTTTGATTCCTTTAATGCCACCAGCTTCTTCTTCATACTGCAATAAACTAGAAAGACCTTCCGCACATAAGAGGAACAAATAATGGGAGATAGGATCTCCCTACCTTAAACCCTTAGTAGGAACAAGAACTTCTGTCTCTTGGGAATTAAATCTTACTTTGTACTTAACAGAGGTCACACATGCCATCATCATATCTATCCAGTGTTCATGAAATCCCAAGGCCGCCATCATATCATGTAAGAATGACCATTCAACCCTATCATAAGCTTTATGCATGTCCAATTTTACTGCACAAAGGCCACTACCAGTTCTCTTATTTTTGATCTTATGCACACATTCATAAGCAATCAAAATGTTATCCATAATCATCCTTCCCGAAACAAAAGCGCTTTGTGTGGGAGATATAATATCAGGCAAGATATTCTTCAACCGCAATGCTAACATTTTGGAGATGATTTTATAAAGAACATTACAGAGACTTATGGGGCGAAATTGACTGACCAGCTCGGGTGTTTCAACTTTCGGAATCATTACAATTAACGTATCATTCCACTCATCAGGTATTTCCTAGAGTTGATTGCTTGCAACACCTCCCTTGATATATCTTCTCCAATGACGTGCCAAAACTTCTTGAAGAAAATAGCATGGATACCATCTGGGCCAGGGGCTTTCAGATCCCCTATGCTAAACACTGCTTTTTTAACATCCTCTGTCGAGAAAGGGGCCATTAAGAAATCATTCATTTGTGTGTTGACCTTGGTCTGCACCTTTTGCAATAAGCCGGGATCTGTGTATTGCACTTCAGATGTAAATAGATTCGAAAAGTACTCATGAATATGGGAGTTCAACTCTGGAATACCCTCGATAAAGCTATCTCCATCATCTTTCAGTTTCTTGACATAGTTTCTTTTCCTCCTGGCCGAAGCAAAGTCTTGGAAAATTTTTGTATTTCGGTCACCACAAGTGAGCCATGTGGCCCTTGAGCGCTGCATGGTCTGTATCTCCTCAATTTCCAGTAAGTGTTCGACTAGCTCAGCTAGCTCCTTCCTTTTTGCGTCAGACTCTTAAGGATCACTAGCAAGCCTCCAGCACACGAGGGATTCTAATTACAATCTAACAACTTCTTAATTAAGATAGCTCCACATTAATCTAGCTAAGTGACGGGACGGGTGGTGGTGGTTGTTTGGGTCGGGAGAAATCCCTGGCGGCTCGTCCGACTCCGACGCGGTGATGCCTGTGGGCGCCGCCagaccttcctgaagggcgtcgggtaTACCCCTTCCCCACTGCCCTTCGCGTACTGGGGAAACCCTAGGACCCGTTTGGGCATCAGCAGCGGCGccgtcgcattccttcttgaaggtgttgcttggtacacGACGCTCCGGAATGCTAGGAATGCGGTGGTACTTCTCCGGAGGGTGCAGCGGTTTCCGGTCTTCGTCGCTTAGTTGATATGCCGGTGTCGAcatttgtttctcttttctttctcttgTTTTTTCCTTTTGGGTTTGGTTGTGCTACAGCCCCAGCAAGTTAGATGTATCAGTTggatgctttataatataaagcggggggaaaccctttttctcaaAAAGGGCATGGAAAACCATTCATTGTAGGTTATTGCTTGGGGAGGGTGTCTATTCCTTTGGGAGACAGATGCATATTTCTTGAGAACTTGACTCGTACAAGATTACAACACAACTAGATAGTATGGCGCGCCTTGCTGCACCCACTATAGTTGTGTTTGGCATCTACGTGTTTGTCTATGTAGCGTGCATTAATGCATAGGAATGTGTGTTTGTCTCGCGCACTCAAGGTTTCTTATTTTATCATTGTGTAGACCACAAAGTGGCAAGTGGGTGTGTGCAAGAGTGTGTCGAATATAAGTGAAAACACCCATCATAGGGCGGCTACTAACGTCCATTCTTTTATTCTTTGGGAAAATATTTGATTAACCTACCACAAAGactattaaaaatatatataaattACATACAAACATACATGTAAAAATGCTCATCACATATTAAATAATATTTATTGTGTATGTTAAAAAATATTCATAACACATTTGTCACACGTTTCAAAATGTTTGTTGTgtattaaaaatatattttttagtatgtatttaaaaaatatttgttgtgtgttgtttgctgAAGAATGTTTGTGTTTGTGGTGTACGTAAAAAAATGTTAACAGTTTATTTTACAATGTTCAATGTATGTTTGGACAATATTCATCGTATATCCAAAATTTCATCATGTCTTAACAAATATTTAATGTGTATTTAAAAATATTATTGTATAGATAAATATATTTATTAATAAGAATAATAAAAGTGAAAATAAATaaaatccaaaagaagaagaaaaaaggataACCATAATAAATCAAAGCCTGGACAAAAAAAGAATTGGGTGAAAAAACAATGAACACAAAAGAAAAAATTGGTTGAGATGGGCCGACCTGGAACATATATCTCATCTGCGTTTGAAAAAAATAAATCAAGTAGGATTTTTCGGGTAAGAGAGTTAAATAAAAACATATAGTATTAATGGATTTATATGGATTTTTTTTAAGAATTTATGTGGACTCGGAAACAAACTATCTTGTTTGTATTTTCTTCTTTATTATTAATTTTGTTGAGCAAAAGTTTATGTTAATTATATAGTGGTACGTGGCGGATTGTTAGTGTTAGTCTTGTGTGATTTATACGGTGGTACTTAGCCGTAGAGTGATAACTGAGTTGGCAGTAATGCAGGCCCACACATAGTGGTACAGCTAGCCAAGCAACTTGTGTGTCCAACTGTCAATCAAAATAAAATAGCTAATGCGTTGAGAAAATCAGAGCACTTGCACCTGTGGGGTCGCAACACAACTAGGCCCACCTACCAGCCACTTTAAATCTCAAGATGGTCTGAGTGTTCGTGTGGAGATCCATGCATAAACCTGAAGGAGATACACATAACATTTCCTTCTATGTTTATGACATATGTGAGCAACGGCGGAGCTACATGTAAGATNNNNNNNNNNNNNNNNNNNNNNNNNNNNNNNNNNNNNNNNNNNNNNNNNNNNNNNNNNNNNNNNNNNNNNNNNNNNNNNNNNNNNNNNNNNNNNNNNNNNNNNNNNNNNNNNNNNNNNNNNNNNNNNNNNNNNNNNNNNNNNNNNNNNNNNNNNNNNNNNNNNNNNNNNNNNNNNNNNNNNNNNNNNNNNNNNNNNNNNNNNNNNNNNNNNNNNNNNNNNNNNNNNNNNNNNNNNNNNNNNNNNNNNNNNNNNNNNNNNNNNNNNNNNNNNNNNNNNNNNNNNNNNNNNNNNNNNNNNNNNNNNNNNNNNNNNNNNNNNNNNNNNNNNNNNNNNNNNNNNNNNNNNNNNNNNNNNNNNNNNNNNNNNNNNNNNNNNNNNNNNNNNNNNNNNNNNNNNNNNNNNNNNNNNNNNNNNNNNNNNCTTTTTTATCGGGTAGTAGTGACCCTGCAGCTTTTGGCTAGTTCAATTTCACATGGAAGCGCAAGCCCATTTTGGCAACATCACACATGTTGTACGCATCGTTCGGATGCTTCGTCTCTGTTCCTACCACACTCGGGCATATGGCTGCTCCCTGCTCCACCCATGAACTAGCCGCCTTGCCGCCGATGAACATTCTCGACGTCGAGCAAGAGTTCACCGCTGATCCGGGTGCACCCTTGGTGAACAACCCGCCACCAAGGAGGGAAACAAGGGTGCGTTTGAGACCGTCGCCGGTCTTCTACTCTTCGCCACGGCCTAGTCGTAGTTGAGTCGATGGGCCGGTCGGCCACCCCGTCGCAACTGTCCGCCCCCACCTCGTATGAATTTAGCTATGGAATCTTACATTCTTAAAAAGTTGATCCCCACTATAACCAATTCTTTCTACATGCACACTATCCACATCAACATGCATGCCACATGTACATCTTTTCatcaattctctctctctctttttgacgTAGTACCTTGCCATCGCATTTACTAGCTAGCATGCAAATGCGAAGCTAACATGCAACAGGCCGCTTATTTTCTTCTACATGCCAAAGTTTTTCCCATCTCAGCGTCTCTTCTCCTTCCTATCATCTCCACGGAAACTCCTACCCCACTTCATCTTCTTCAATCCCCATTAACTCACGCCAGTGAAAAGGTTACATCGGCACCTTTGCCTTCTCCTTTACCCTCCCCATCTTCACGCCCAACCCCCTTGCACACCTCCCGCTTCGTCCGTGCCACCCGTGATCCGCCCACCCTGATTCGTCCTCTTCTCCTCGACTGCAGGGCAATGGGACGTGGGTCGAGCAGCGGTTCCATTACTGTCAACCCAGATCGTCGAGGAGCGCAAGCAAATCAGCCTATGCGCGTCGTTGCTTTCCTTCGGGCCCTGCCCACGTCGGCGGTTCGGGTCCCGATGGGAGGATATCAGGAAGGAGCAGCTCACCGGGACGGTGGTCTTGCACGAGCGCCGCGTGTTCCTCTACTGCAAGGGCCCTGAGGAGCGCCGAGTCCGACCACCTCCCCCACCTCCTCGCTGCCGCCATCAATGCCCGCAAGCCCAACCTGAAGAAGAGAGTAAGCATCTCTTCTTATTCTCCCTCTCCCTCAATTTGCTTTTTTGATTGGCTTGATTTGGTATAGTGATATGGTAGATTGGTAGTTGTATACTACTTCTGAGTGTTATTCCGTTATTATATCCTCTGAAATGTGAAAACCTGACTAGATCTGGATATTGTATGTATTATTACGTCTACATATGGAGGAGTAGAGCTTTGCATCGGACCTTTGCCTGCTGATATATGGCCGCAACCAGCAGTATCCAAGACAGGTGGCCGCCTTTTGTACCATGTTCACAAGGAATTGGTGCTCTGAAATTCAATAAATTTTTGCAGGTTTCCTCTCAGTTGCTCGTGTTCACAGCAAGTAACCATATGGTATTCCATAGGCAACTGCACAACATTATTTTTCAGCAGGACAATTAATCAACTTATTTCACATTCAGTACACTACAAACAACTGCTGACACAATGAGGTTCAACCATGCTCTTAGCCACCGGATGTCATAGTTGGTGCCTTGATTGAAAATATAagggcgtttagatcactaaagtagtgatctaaacactcttatatttctttacaagggAGTATTTGATAGTTCATAGTTGATAGCACTGAATAAAATATTCCAGAATATTACTTATGTATCTTATCAGTTGCTCTTTGTTTTTGCCAGCGTGTATCAGATTGGTTATTGTCGTTTCAATACAGTTTGCGGTTTTAGTATTTTTTTATCATACTGAAGCTTTCGTTAGATTTTTTGTGGGAGTTTCAGGAGCAATTTGTTTATTTTCTTGCAGCCGCTATTTTAGTGTTCAGCCCTGGTATAGTTGAAGAATAATATGGAGAGAAGTCCCCCATCAGCATATCTGAGCTTAGGTACAGTTGAACTCTCTTTCTTGATGCCATTTTACTTCATGCTTCACATTTTATTACATGATTCACTTACCCGAACAAATAATGTGGTTAACAATCTTATTTCAGATGATTGAGCTAAAGGAATATTATGGAGTTGAAACCTTTTATCAGGTTGTTTGAGTTTAagttcaaattcttctgtggttcAAGGCTTCAAACTGCTCTTTTCTATCAGGTTTGCATGAGCTAAAATAATAAGATATTACGaagtctttcatcacctgatttgaGTGATCGTATATTAGTATCACACAATTTCCCAAATATTATTTTATTAATGTGGCATCTCTTCAGTATTGAAGGACGATACAAGATGTAGCTAAGGAGTCGTCTCTGATGATCAACATGCTATGCTAAAGTGTTTGCTTCATCATTGGGCTTCCATTTGTCACAatttttgccttcttcttccctctTCATTAATATCAGAGTTTGTTTTGACTAATTGTTTGTTCATGTGTGTTTCGGTGTTACAATGTGATCTCCCGGTGATTCCAATTGCCACATTATCATCCCAAGTGTTGGTTTGGGCACCattttttgttgtatatattttagtCAATTGTCCAATTATTGTTTTGTTTATGACATCATAGTGCCACTATATTATTAATATTTACAAAATGTAAATCAACTTGATGAACGAGGTACCATGAATTATATGCTCTCTTTCAAGAtgcttgtcggtgtacaaaaagaggggtacactttttgtatccctataactgtgcacgggcagtctgagccacgggcaccaccacaccaagcaaggcaagggaggtgagccagggtaagaccgaagctcaagagaactacaacgccaaggccaagaccacgaagagcaaaggggacgaagcggactcccccggcaagatccttgccgggagacagttctagcagccccggcaagacccttgccgtggcgactcgtcccgcgcctacggagcaaatcacccttgagtccactgcccccaaagggcaaggattcgggagatatccccgtggcggcatgcagatcttcgtgaagacattcaagatcagatacgcactaaggagacgacaacccttggcgggatcctagccgaggaagaccacaaggcccccggcaagcgccttgccggggatgacagcgggcgcctcggcaagacccttgtcggggccccgacaaggcccttgccgaggacacccgcagggccaccatcaggcccacgccgactaaacctgcaccgccgttcgcatgcagctgccgacccaaccagctgggcaggcacctgcgtggcggcatgcagatcttcgtgaagacccaccactgcgccacctcagctgcctgcctacctacgtggcatcgcaggagtcgctagccagggcgcgtgtcgacacaagaaggagcggcgacggacgagacaggtttctcccccgtccccgataaagcaaggacacctaaacaagacgcattaaatgcaccttgtcatgtaatgcgagggataacctcgcatgactgtaccctttccacctcttgtgtgccctgtgggaacccctttttctataaaaggaggcccgaggcgaccggaggaaggatttggctttttggagctcctcacgccccatagctagctcaagaacacagatatacaatccaccaaagcaggagtagggttttacgcatcctcgcagcccgaacctggataaacaaaccgtatgctacctgttagatccgctcttctcacgaccccgcgccccgccaaccgtagtagggataactagaccggtaatcattattgcaattttatttgagggagaggcataagctaacatactttctctacttggatcatgtgcacttatgattggaactctagcaagcatccgcaactactaaagatcattaaggtaaaacccaaccatagcattaaagcatcaagtcctct
This portion of the Triticum dicoccoides isolate Atlit2015 ecotype Zavitan chromosome 7A, WEW_v2.0, whole genome shotgun sequence genome encodes:
- the LOC119331185 gene encoding BTB/POZ and MATH domain-containing protein 2-like, with translation MSSFAGVSVVDGVDLCPPCAGSACETSADCGYHLLVVQDYSRAKEKAPTGESIISRPFRVGCHTWQIELFPNGDNPSCADFVSLYVCRLDDYLNNAVDAKFSLSFVDQAEKQKPVYILGTETCSFPHGGSRGHRKFMRKDALERSENMQRDGFTVRCDIMICCEEDDASGTGPPRYICQHFSTLLESKVGADVTFEVSGETFAAHRCVLAARSTVFMAQLFGPMKEGTTSSVIRIEDMEAKVFRALLRFIYTDSFPEMEKECVREEAQDVEQGQEEDEMHLQWLRGLFTAADRYDLQHLKFICEKRLSEDIGVSSVASTLVLAEQHDCSGLKMACFKFIQAQSSSCLKRVMSTNGWGHLMTTYPSILNEVIAKLALKKRKKHST